A DNA window from Vicinamibacterales bacterium contains the following coding sequences:
- a CDS encoding DUF4097 family beta strand repeat-containing protein, giving the protein MQMTGMRLTQLVAAVALVVGAAGAAPAAEFDRTVPVSKGTRLDVRLFGGEVVVRAWDKDAVRVRATHFRLDTIEIATARDALTVRTRAAGGAPHAIDFTIDVPSWMAITVGGTYLDVSIEGTRGDVTAETVRGDIKVVGGAGTIVLKSVDGQVSLDDGRGRVELHAVNEGGIRATGVKGDLVAETVNGEVTLERVEGATVEVSTVGGDISWDGTMTPGGRYQFATHSGGIDVSLDPQASVSVNVRAYQGVFRARLAVELPSAAARSKRFSFVLGTGASRLDLETFTGTITIRGRTERPARRR; this is encoded by the coding sequence ATGCAGATGACCGGAATGCGGTTGACGCAGTTGGTGGCGGCTGTGGCGCTCGTGGTTGGCGCCGCCGGAGCCGCGCCGGCCGCCGAGTTCGATCGCACGGTCCCGGTGTCGAAAGGCACGCGGCTCGACGTCCGGCTCTTCGGTGGCGAGGTCGTGGTTCGCGCCTGGGACAAGGATGCCGTCCGGGTCAGGGCGACGCACTTCCGGTTGGACACGATCGAGATCGCCACGGCTCGGGACGCCTTGACCGTCCGGACGCGAGCCGCTGGTGGGGCCCCTCACGCGATCGACTTCACGATCGACGTGCCCTCGTGGATGGCCATCACCGTCGGCGGCACGTATCTCGACGTGTCAATCGAAGGGACACGAGGAGATGTGACCGCCGAGACCGTCCGCGGCGACATCAAGGTCGTCGGCGGCGCCGGCACGATCGTGCTGAAGTCCGTGGACGGTCAGGTGTCGCTCGACGACGGGCGCGGGCGGGTCGAGTTGCACGCCGTCAACGAGGGTGGAATCCGGGCGACCGGGGTGAAGGGCGATCTCGTCGCCGAGACCGTGAACGGTGAGGTCACGCTCGAGCGGGTCGAGGGTGCGACGGTCGAGGTCAGCACCGTCGGCGGGGACATCAGTTGGGACGGCACGATGACGCCTGGCGGGCGATACCAGTTCGCCACCCACAGTGGCGGAATCGACGTCTCGCTCGACCCGCAGGCCAGCGTCTCGGTGAACGTTCGCGCGTACCAGGGGGTCTTCCGGGCCAGATTGGCGGTGGAGCTACCGAGCGCGGCCGCCCGCAGCAAGCGGTTCAGCTTCGTCCTTGGAACCGGCGCGTCCCGACTGGACCTGGAGACCTTCACGGGCACGATCACCATCAGGGGTCGCACCGAGCGTCCGGCACGCCGGCGCTGA
- a CDS encoding RNA polymerase sigma factor, translated as MSDERADVALTCEGDERAFERLYRRHVSRIHGLVRRMAGSEAVDELTQDVFVRAWEKIHTFRGESQFGTWLHRLAVNLVLEYQRVHARRQRHEADDEQAVDGAVAAPQIAGFGIDFEAAVERLPEGARQVFMLHDVEGYKHREVAALVGITSGTSKGQLHRARMILRQHLGAGPAPGTRSLEPRKP; from the coding sequence ATGAGCGACGAGCGCGCCGACGTCGCCTTGACCTGTGAAGGCGACGAGCGTGCGTTCGAACGTCTCTACCGCCGCCACGTGTCGCGGATCCATGGTCTCGTACGCCGGATGGCCGGGTCCGAGGCGGTCGACGAGCTGACCCAGGATGTGTTCGTGCGCGCCTGGGAGAAGATCCACACCTTTCGCGGCGAATCCCAGTTCGGCACCTGGCTTCATCGTCTGGCGGTCAACCTGGTGCTCGAGTACCAGCGGGTCCACGCCCGACGGCAGCGCCACGAGGCTGACGATGAGCAGGCGGTCGATGGTGCGGTGGCCGCGCCGCAAATCGCCGGATTCGGCATAGACTTCGAGGCAGCGGTCGAGCGGCTGCCGGAAGGCGCGCGGCAGGTGTTCATGCTCCACGACGTGGAGGGCTACAAGCACCGCGAGGTGGCGGCGCTCGTTGGCATTACCTCCGGAACCTCGAAGGGGCAACTGCATCGGGCACGGATGATCCTCAGGCAGCACCTGGGCGCCGGCCCGGCGCCTGGAACCCGGAGCCTGGAGCCGAGGAAACCATGA
- a CDS encoding alpha/beta hydrolase encodes MKSFFVHNGGVAVHVLDNGVESPATPSLLVVGGLWEPAERAIPLLSGLRSHTVALSFRGRGLSSTPPAGYDLADHLSDIHAVVQHCGLREYCVLGFSRGASYALGWTLEHQREMRGLILVDQPPVHQRPGPGYVEFWSNLVYLGVPVLNFMRRAALEGLEREAMAVDFSARLSELQIPVTVFVGRNAGAGIPSDLPDDAVKLYARTIPSCRIVEFPRSGHMIPDEEQERYIAAVAAFVEKVGRNHSGRGI; translated from the coding sequence ATGAAGAGCTTCTTCGTCCACAACGGCGGGGTCGCCGTGCACGTGCTGGACAACGGCGTCGAATCGCCCGCGACGCCGTCGTTGCTGGTGGTGGGCGGGCTGTGGGAGCCCGCCGAGCGGGCGATTCCGCTGCTGTCCGGGTTGCGGAGCCACACGGTGGCGCTGAGCTTCCGCGGACGGGGCTTGAGTTCGACTCCGCCCGCCGGCTACGACCTCGCCGACCACCTGTCCGACATTCACGCGGTCGTACAGCACTGCGGGCTCCGGGAGTACTGCGTTCTGGGCTTCTCGCGAGGCGCATCCTACGCGCTCGGCTGGACCCTCGAGCACCAGCGGGAGATGCGCGGCCTCATCCTCGTCGACCAGCCTCCGGTGCATCAGCGGCCCGGGCCGGGGTACGTCGAGTTCTGGTCGAACCTCGTCTACCTCGGCGTGCCGGTGCTCAATTTCATGCGGCGTGCGGCGCTCGAAGGGCTCGAGCGCGAGGCGATGGCGGTGGACTTCTCGGCGCGGCTGTCGGAGTTGCAGATTCCCGTCACCGTCTTCGTCGGTCGGAATGCGGGTGCCGGGATTCCGTCCGATCTCCCGGACGATGCGGTCAAGCTCTATGCGAGGACGATCCCGTCGTGTCGGATCGTCGAGTTTCCACGCTCCGGGCACATGATCCCGGACGAGGAACAAGAGAGGTACATCGCAGCGGTCGCGGCGTTTGTCGAGAAGGTCGGACGAAATCACTCAGGGAGAGGGATCTGA
- the rplA gene encoding 50S ribosomal protein L1 has protein sequence MRKAGKKFTAAKAEVGDRQFNLDEAVPLAQKVKFAKFDETVEIAFRLGVDPKHADQMVRGTVVLPHGLGKTKKVLAIAGGEKQKEAQEAGADIVAGEEIVEKIQGGFMDFEAVVATPDMMKSVGRLGKVLGPRGLMPNPKTGTVTFDIGKAVREIKAGKVEFRVDKTGIVHAPVGKASFPTQNLLQNATALVEAIVKAKPAAAKGKYLKSIVLSTTMGPAIKIDTASVELAMRK, from the coding sequence ATGAGGAAAGCGGGGAAGAAGTTCACCGCCGCGAAGGCGGAGGTGGGCGACCGGCAGTTCAATCTCGACGAAGCCGTGCCGCTCGCCCAGAAGGTCAAGTTCGCGAAATTCGACGAGACGGTCGAAATCGCATTCCGGCTCGGCGTGGATCCGAAGCACGCCGACCAGATGGTGCGCGGCACCGTCGTCCTGCCGCACGGCCTCGGCAAGACCAAGAAGGTGCTCGCGATTGCTGGCGGCGAGAAGCAGAAGGAAGCCCAGGAGGCTGGCGCCGACATCGTGGCCGGCGAGGAGATCGTCGAGAAGATCCAGGGTGGCTTCATGGACTTCGAGGCCGTCGTCGCCACCCCGGACATGATGAAGTCGGTCGGGCGCCTGGGAAAGGTTCTCGGCCCGCGCGGTCTGATGCCGAACCCCAAGACCGGCACGGTGACCTTCGACATCGGCAAGGCTGTTCGCGAGATCAAGGCCGGCAAGGTGGAGTTCCGCGTGGACAAGACCGGCATCGTGCACGCGCCGGTCGGCAAGGCCTCATTCCCGACCCAGAACCTGCTGCAGAACGCCACCGCGCTGGTGGAGGCGATCGTGAAGGCGAAGCCGGCGGCGGCCAAGGGCAAGTACCTGAAGAGCATCGTCCTCTCGACGACGATGGGGCCGGCGATCAAGATCGATACGGCCAGCGTCGAGTTGGCGATGAGGAAGTAG
- the rplL gene encoding 50S ribosomal protein L7/L12 has protein sequence MSELNQQQVIDYIKGISVLELSQLVKALETELGVSAAAAMPMMMPAGGGAAAAAPVEEKTEFNVILTEVGDKKINVIKVVREVTSLGLKEAKDLVEGAPKPIKEGVPKDEAQAIRKKFEEVGAKVEIK, from the coding sequence ATGTCGGAACTGAATCAGCAGCAGGTCATCGATTACATCAAGGGCATCAGCGTCCTCGAGCTGTCGCAGCTCGTGAAGGCCCTGGAGACCGAACTCGGCGTGTCCGCGGCGGCGGCGATGCCGATGATGATGCCCGCGGGCGGCGGCGCGGCGGCGGCGGCCCCGGTCGAGGAGAAGACCGAGTTCAACGTGATCCTGACCGAGGTGGGCGACAAGAAGATCAACGTCATCAAGGTGGTCCGCGAGGTCACGAGCCTCGGGCTGAAGGAAGCCAAGGACCTGGTCGAGGGCGCTCCGAAGCCGATCAAGGAAGGCGTGCCCAAGGACGAGGCCCAGGCGATCCGCAAGAAGTTCGAAGAGGTCGGCGCAAAGGTCGAGATCAAGTAG
- the rpoC gene encoding DNA-directed RNA polymerase subunit beta' has translation MKPSFHDKGALMADFDAIRISLASPERILSWSHGEVTKPETINYRTFKPERDGLFCAKIFGPITDWECLCGKYKRMKHRGVVCDKCGVEVTQAKVRRERLGHITLATPVSHVWFFKGLPSRIGHLLDISLRDLERILYFEAYVVVEPGDTDLKQNQLLTEELYRKAREDYGPGAFRAQMGAEAIKELLRRVDVEQLATEMREKMRKETSAQKQLKFAKRLRVVDSFRKSSNRPEWMILDVIPVIPPELRPLVPLDGGRFATSDLNDLYRRVINRNNRLKKLIELKAPDVIIRNEKRILQEAVDALFDNGRRGRVLRGANNRPLKSLSDTLKGKQGRFRQNLLGKRVDYSGRSVIVVGPELKLNQCGLPKKMALELFKPFIYNKLEQRGLVATIKQAKEMVEKASPEVWDVLEEVIQEHPVLLNRAPTLHRLGIQAFQPVLVEGKAIRIHPLVCTAFNADFDGDQMAVHIPLSPEAQIEASVLMMSSNNILSPANGAPIAIPSQDIVLGCYYLTKARPNAKGEGRAFGNAEDVGLALQAGEVETLTPIRLRYSGALMDLSAMQRDDQDVLHADIQQVQNRIVNTTVGRVLFNDALPKQIPYVNGLLKRKGLQQLVNRCYLDFGHQLTVEMLDSLKNLGFHYATRSGLSIGIDDLVIPREKPALVDAAREEVIKVEQQYLEGAITNGERYNKVIAIWSDVTEKIADEMFTEMGEMDTEGRSFNAVYIMADSGARGSKQQIRQLAGMRGLMAKPSGEIIETPITSNFREGLTVLQYFISTHGARKGLADTALKTADSGYLTRRLVDVAQDVIISEPDCGTLDGIEAKAIIESGEIIEALRDRIVGRVSLEKIVDPVTNESIVDANEEITEDLASKVQDAGVEKAKIRSVLTCASRRGVCARCYGRDLASGKLVELGQAVGVIAAQSIGEPGTQLTMRTFHIGGTASRVTEQSTQEAKNAGTVRFQGLQVVEGRSGLVVMNRTGSLVVQDSKGRDKERFPIVYGARLKVRDGQHVEPGQVLVEWDPYTSSILTEEGGVVRFKDIIEGVTVHEDTDEVTGLSRYIIVDSPDEKKQPAVEIRKADGKTVLRKYHMPSRAHLMISDGETVEPGQVLAKIPRETTKTKDITGGLPRVVELFEARKPRDPAVISEIDGIVKYGPTVKGLRKIQIVPDEPGAEDREYSVPRGVHVNVQEGEHVRAGDPLMDGPRNPHDILSVLGEKELQAYLVNEIQEVYRLQGVNINDKHIEVISRQMMRWVKVEKEVGDTEFLIDEVVDKFRFLEENERVLSEGGRPAEGRPILLGITKASLSTESFISAASFQETTRVLTEASISGKVDYLRGLKENVTMGRLIPAGTGFEYYRSVRIPPDEPPPPPPPTEEELALEREMEYFVEPEEGVLPRGGDVGE, from the coding sequence ATGAAACCAAGTTTTCACGACAAGGGCGCGCTGATGGCGGACTTCGACGCCATCCGCATCAGCTTGGCGTCACCCGAGCGGATTCTGTCGTGGTCGCACGGCGAGGTCACCAAGCCGGAGACGATCAACTACAGGACCTTCAAACCGGAACGGGACGGCCTGTTCTGCGCGAAGATCTTCGGGCCGATCACCGACTGGGAGTGCTTGTGCGGCAAGTACAAGCGCATGAAGCACCGCGGCGTCGTCTGCGACAAGTGCGGCGTTGAAGTCACCCAGGCCAAGGTGCGGCGCGAGCGCCTCGGGCACATCACGCTCGCGACGCCGGTGAGCCACGTGTGGTTCTTCAAGGGGCTCCCGAGCCGCATCGGCCACCTCCTGGACATCTCGCTGCGTGACCTCGAGCGGATCCTGTACTTCGAGGCCTACGTCGTGGTCGAGCCGGGCGACACCGACCTCAAGCAGAACCAGCTCCTCACCGAGGAGTTGTACCGCAAGGCTCGCGAGGACTACGGCCCCGGCGCGTTCCGGGCGCAGATGGGGGCCGAGGCGATCAAGGAACTCCTCCGGCGCGTCGACGTCGAGCAGCTCGCCACCGAGATGCGCGAGAAGATGCGCAAGGAGACGTCGGCGCAGAAGCAGCTGAAATTCGCCAAGCGCCTGCGCGTCGTGGACTCGTTCCGGAAGTCGAGCAACAGGCCCGAGTGGATGATCCTGGACGTCATCCCGGTCATTCCGCCGGAACTGCGACCGCTCGTGCCGCTCGACGGCGGCCGGTTCGCGACCTCCGACCTCAACGACCTGTACCGCAGGGTCATCAACCGGAACAACCGGTTGAAGAAACTGATCGAACTGAAGGCGCCCGATGTCATCATCCGCAACGAGAAGCGGATCCTGCAGGAAGCCGTCGACGCGCTGTTCGACAACGGCCGGCGCGGCCGCGTTCTGCGCGGCGCCAACAACCGCCCGCTCAAGTCACTGTCCGACACGCTGAAGGGCAAGCAGGGACGCTTCCGCCAGAACCTGCTCGGCAAGCGCGTCGACTACTCGGGCCGTTCGGTCATCGTCGTCGGGCCGGAACTGAAGCTGAATCAGTGCGGCCTGCCGAAGAAGATGGCGCTCGAGCTGTTCAAGCCGTTCATCTACAACAAGCTCGAGCAGCGCGGCCTCGTCGCGACGATCAAGCAGGCCAAGGAGATGGTCGAGAAGGCCAGCCCCGAGGTCTGGGACGTGCTCGAAGAGGTGATTCAGGAACACCCGGTCCTCCTCAACCGCGCACCCACGCTGCATCGGCTGGGCATCCAGGCGTTCCAGCCGGTGCTGGTCGAAGGTAAGGCGATCCGGATTCACCCGCTCGTCTGCACGGCGTTCAACGCGGACTTCGACGGCGACCAGATGGCGGTGCACATCCCGCTGTCGCCCGAAGCCCAGATCGAAGCGTCGGTGCTGATGATGTCGTCGAACAACATCCTCTCACCGGCCAACGGCGCGCCGATCGCGATCCCGTCGCAGGACATCGTGCTCGGCTGCTACTACCTGACCAAGGCGAGGCCGAACGCGAAGGGCGAGGGGCGCGCCTTCGGCAACGCCGAGGATGTCGGGCTGGCGCTGCAGGCCGGCGAGGTGGAGACGCTCACGCCGATCCGCCTGCGGTACAGCGGCGCGCTGATGGATCTGTCGGCCATGCAGCGTGACGATCAGGACGTGCTGCACGCCGACATCCAGCAGGTCCAGAACCGGATCGTCAACACGACCGTCGGCCGCGTCCTGTTCAACGATGCGCTGCCCAAGCAGATTCCGTACGTGAACGGGCTGCTCAAGCGCAAGGGGCTCCAGCAGCTCGTGAACCGGTGCTACCTCGACTTCGGGCACCAGCTCACGGTCGAGATGCTGGACAGCCTCAAGAACCTGGGCTTCCACTACGCGACCCGCTCGGGCCTGTCGATCGGTATCGACGACCTGGTCATCCCGCGGGAGAAGCCGGCGCTCGTGGACGCCGCCCGCGAAGAGGTCATCAAGGTCGAGCAACAGTACCTCGAAGGCGCGATTACCAACGGCGAGCGCTACAACAAGGTCATCGCCATCTGGTCGGACGTCACCGAGAAGATCGCCGATGAGATGTTCACCGAGATGGGCGAGATGGACACCGAGGGGCGGAGCTTCAACGCCGTCTACATCATGGCCGACTCCGGCGCGCGCGGATCGAAACAGCAGATCCGCCAGCTGGCCGGCATGCGGGGCCTGATGGCCAAGCCGTCCGGTGAAATCATCGAGACGCCGATCACGTCGAACTTCCGTGAAGGCCTCACGGTGCTGCAGTACTTCATCTCGACGCACGGCGCCCGCAAGGGGCTGGCCGACACGGCGCTCAAGACCGCCGACTCGGGCTACCTCACACGCCGGCTCGTCGACGTGGCGCAGGACGTGATCATCTCCGAGCCGGACTGCGGCACGCTGGACGGCATCGAGGCGAAGGCGATCATCGAGAGCGGCGAGATCATCGAGGCGCTTCGCGACCGTATCGTCGGCCGCGTGTCGCTCGAGAAGATCGTCGACCCGGTGACCAACGAATCGATCGTCGACGCGAACGAGGAAATCACCGAGGACCTCGCCTCCAAGGTGCAGGACGCGGGCGTCGAAAAGGCGAAAATCCGGTCGGTGCTGACCTGCGCGTCGCGACGCGGGGTGTGCGCGCGCTGCTACGGCCGCGACCTCGCCTCCGGCAAGTTGGTCGAACTCGGCCAGGCGGTCGGCGTCATCGCCGCCCAGTCGATCGGCGAGCCGGGCACACAGCTCACGATGCGGACGTTCCACATCGGCGGCACGGCGTCGCGCGTCACCGAGCAGTCGACGCAGGAAGCCAAGAACGCCGGGACGGTTCGCTTCCAGGGACTCCAGGTGGTCGAGGGCCGGAGCGGTCTGGTCGTCATGAACCGCACCGGGTCGCTCGTCGTGCAGGACTCGAAGGGCCGTGACAAGGAGCGGTTCCCGATCGTCTACGGCGCGCGCTTGAAGGTGAGGGACGGCCAGCACGTCGAGCCGGGCCAGGTCCTGGTCGAGTGGGACCCGTACACGTCGTCGATCCTCACCGAAGAGGGCGGCGTCGTCCGGTTCAAGGACATCATCGAGGGCGTCACGGTCCACGAGGACACGGACGAAGTCACCGGCCTGTCGCGCTACATCATCGTGGATTCGCCGGATGAGAAGAAGCAGCCTGCGGTCGAAATCCGCAAGGCCGACGGCAAGACGGTCCTGCGAAAGTACCACATGCCGTCACGCGCCCACCTCATGATCAGCGACGGCGAGACGGTCGAGCCGGGCCAGGTCCTCGCGAAGATCCCGCGCGAGACGACGAAGACCAAGGACATCACGGGCGGCCTGCCGCGCGTGGTCGAACTGTTCGAGGCCCGCAAGCCGCGCGACCCGGCGGTCATCAGCGAGATCGACGGCATCGTGAAGTACGGGCCGACGGTCAAGGGGCTCCGCAAGATCCAGATCGTGCCCGACGAGCCGGGCGCCGAGGATCGCGAGTACTCGGTCCCGCGCGGCGTGCACGTGAACGTCCAGGAAGGCGAGCACGTCCGGGCGGGCGACCCGCTGATGGATGGTCCGCGGAACCCGCACGACATCCTCAGCGTGCTCGGCGAGAAGGAACTGCAGGCGTACCTGGTCAACGAAATCCAGGAGGTCTACCGGCTCCAGGGCGTGAACATCAACGACAAGCACATCGAGGTCATCTCCCGGCAGATGATGCGGTGGGTGAAGGTCGAGAAGGAAGTCGGCGACACCGAGTTCCTGATCGACGAGGTCGTCGACAAGTTCCGCTTCCTCGAGGAGAACGAACGCGTGCTGTCCGAGGGCGGTCGTCCCGCCGAGGGCCGGCCGATTCTCCTCGGCATCACCAAGGCGTCGCTGTCGACCGAGTCGTTCATCTCCGCGGCCTCCTTCCAGGAGACGACGCGGGTGCTCACCGAGGCCTCGATTTCGGGCAAGGTGGACTACCTGCGCGGCCTGAAGGAGAACGTGACGATGGGCCGGCTCATCCCGGCGGGCACGGGCTTCGAGTACTACCGCTCCGTGCGGATCCCGCCGGACGAGCCGCCGCCTCCGCCGCCGCCGACCGAGGAAGAACTCGCCCTCGAACGGGAGATGGAGTACTTCGTCGAGCCCGAGGAAGGCGTGCTGCCGAGGGGCGGGGATGTTGGAGAATAG
- a CDS encoding PaaI family thioesterase — translation MCLVCGLKNDGGLNASFYETGRGELVALFTPRDEHQSYPGRLHGGMITAILDETIGRAIMMKYEEEVWGVTVEFTTRFKKPVPLGVELRVVGRIVSEAGRQFEGTGEVLLPDGEVAATGVGKYVKLPLDRIADFDAEVQEWRVVRTDADPAEIALPDANSQT, via the coding sequence ATGTGCCTCGTCTGCGGCCTCAAGAACGACGGCGGCCTGAATGCGTCGTTCTACGAAACCGGCCGAGGTGAGCTCGTTGCGCTGTTCACCCCTCGCGACGAGCATCAGAGTTACCCCGGACGCCTCCACGGCGGCATGATCACCGCGATTCTCGACGAGACCATCGGGCGCGCGATCATGATGAAGTACGAGGAGGAGGTGTGGGGCGTGACCGTCGAATTCACCACGCGCTTCAAGAAGCCGGTTCCGCTGGGCGTCGAGTTGCGGGTGGTCGGACGGATCGTGAGCGAGGCCGGACGCCAGTTCGAAGGCACCGGGGAAGTGCTGCTGCCGGACGGTGAGGTGGCCGCCACCGGCGTCGGCAAGTACGTCAAGCTGCCGCTCGACCGGATCGCGGACTTCGATGCCGAGGTACAAGAATGGCGTGTGGTCCGCACCGACGCGGACCCGGCGGAGATTGCGCTTCCGGACGCGAACTCCCAAACCTAG
- the rplJ gene encoding 50S ribosomal protein L10, translating to MALTRNEKTAAVEQFASALQNVDSAILFDYKGLNVPQVTELRRQVRAAKGQYRVVKNTLARRALKGTEFEPLVEFFQGTTAIVYTRTDPVALAKTLTTFAKTAPALTIKAAVVQGRKIQAAEVTELAALPGRPELYAKLLFLLNAPMVRLVTVLNAAPQALLNVLTQAEKKKGEA from the coding sequence ATGGCATTGACCAGAAACGAAAAGACGGCCGCGGTCGAGCAGTTCGCCTCCGCGTTGCAGAACGTGGACAGCGCGATCCTGTTCGACTACAAGGGCCTGAACGTACCCCAGGTGACCGAACTCCGGCGTCAGGTTCGCGCGGCGAAGGGGCAGTACCGCGTCGTCAAGAACACGCTGGCCCGGCGCGCGCTGAAGGGCACCGAATTCGAGCCGCTCGTGGAGTTCTTCCAGGGGACGACGGCGATTGTCTACACCCGGACCGATCCGGTGGCGCTCGCCAAGACACTGACGACGTTCGCGAAGACGGCCCCGGCGCTCACGATCAAGGCGGCGGTGGTCCAGGGACGGAAGATTCAGGCTGCGGAGGTGACCGAGCTGGCGGCGCTGCCGGGCAGGCCGGAGTTGTACGCGAAGCTGCTGTTCCTCCTCAATGCACCGATGGTACGCCTCGTCACGGTCCTCAACGCGGCCCCACAGGCGCTGTTGAACGTGCTCACGCAGGCAGAGAAGAAAAAGGGCGAGGCATAG
- the rplK gene encoding 50S ribosomal protein L11, with protein sequence MAKKIQAVVKLQIAAGKATPAPPVGTALGPHGLNIMDFCKNFNAKTAKDEGLIIPVVVTVYADRSYTFITKTPPAAVLLKRAANIAKGSAEPNKNKVGTVTAKQVEDIAKLKMPDLNAESLDAAVKTVSGTARSMGLDVIG encoded by the coding sequence ATGGCCAAGAAAATTCAGGCGGTGGTGAAGCTCCAGATTGCGGCGGGCAAGGCAACGCCCGCGCCGCCGGTCGGCACGGCGCTCGGCCCGCACGGGCTGAACATCATGGACTTCTGCAAGAACTTCAACGCGAAGACCGCCAAGGACGAGGGGCTCATCATTCCCGTCGTGGTCACGGTCTACGCCGACCGGAGCTACACCTTCATCACGAAGACGCCTCCGGCCGCGGTCCTGTTGAAGCGGGCCGCCAACATCGCGAAGGGGTCGGCCGAACCGAACAAGAACAAGGTTGGAACCGTCACCGCGAAGCAGGTCGAGGACATCGCCAAGCTGAAGATGCCGGACCTGAACGCCGAGAGCCTCGATGCCGCCGTCAAGACGGTGTCCGGCACGGCGCGGTCGATGGGGTTGGACGTCATTGGGTGA